The Streptomyces sp. NBC_00335 DNA window CGGATCCACCGTCGCCGTGGTCGCCGAACGCGCCGGCGTCTCGCGCGGGGCGGCCCAGCACCACTTCCGCACCCGCGAGGAACTGTTCACCGCGGCCGTCGAGTACATGGCCGAGGTGCGCTCGACGGCGCTGCTGGACCTGTTCCCGCGCGGCGGTACCGCGGCGGCCCGCGCCGACGTGGTCGGGGCGCTCATCGACCTGTACACCGGCCCGATGTTCCGCGCCGCGCTCCAGCTGTGGGTCGCGGCCTCCCACGAGGAGCAGCTGCGGCCCCGCGTGGCCGAGCTGGAGGCCCGCGTGGGCCGCGAGACCCACCGCATGGCCGTGGAGCTGCTGGGCGCGGACGAGTCCGTACCGGGCGTACGGGAAACCGTGCAGGGCCTGCTCGACATGGCCCGCGGCCTGGGCCTGGCCAACGTCCTCACCGACGACACCGCCCGCAGGGCGCGGGTGGTCGCCCAGTGGGCCCGGATCCTGGACACGGAACTGGGCTGAGACGGCCCCGGAAACGCGACGGGCGCCGCACCCCCGGGGGGATGCGGCGCCCGGCACGAGCGGCGGCCCTGTGCGGGGGCAGCCGACGCGGTCGCACCCTCAGGCGGTCTCCGCCATGTCCTCGTAGCCGGCGATCTCGCGCGGGTTGCGCACACCCGGC harbors:
- a CDS encoding TetR/AcrR family transcriptional regulator, coding for MAQLTETGPKQARSRVTRRHLLDAAVSCLAEQGWAGSTVAVVAERAGVSRGAAQHHFRTREELFTAAVEYMAEVRSTALLDLFPRGGTAAARADVVGALIDLYTGPMFRAALQLWVAASHEEQLRPRVAELEARVGRETHRMAVELLGADESVPGVRETVQGLLDMARGLGLANVLTDDTARRARVVAQWARILDTELG